A genome region from Streptomyces pratensis includes the following:
- a CDS encoding SpoIIE family protein phosphatase, whose translation MQAEEHADPTSSDAAAPAALIGSSPAGVAVFDTELRYLYVNPALERLNGVPASAHLGRCVADVLPDMDVRTDVMRQVLADGRPREITTSGQTWADSVIERRYWRVALHRFEEGGRVRGLIGIAQEVTATQNERDELKRARSYLTLLDNAAASIGTTLDVETTCQELAEFVVPVMADAAVVEMIPQGNGHSRREPPPGVLRLRRAGVAATPELADAIDRFGGPGTDIDYQEDAAVPRCLAADEPVIEDLAGDGRPDRAAPTPERAAAYRAIGLHSAVVVPLTARGRPLGALSLLRAGDSPPFTEGLDVVVARTLAGRAAVDVDHAYRYTHEHHVARELQRSLLSEPRVPNPGIEVASLYLPAGEGAVVGGDWFDAIPLKGGRHMKVMGDVMGHGVDAAVAMSNYRSMLRLMAEDDLPPHRVLARLDKAVEQSGLDRAATCLIAVVDRREGVCEVASAGHPPPVFIDPGATGARVARVPVGPPLGTGFGGYRTTVVPCGPGTVLFMYTDGLVERRGEDIDVSIGRLTRLTLPASGRLADLLEDVVDRFAETAEDDIAVLVSRSRGY comes from the coding sequence TTGCAGGCCGAAGAGCACGCCGACCCGACGAGCTCCGACGCGGCGGCGCCGGCCGCGCTGATCGGCAGCAGTCCGGCCGGGGTGGCCGTCTTCGACACGGAGCTGCGCTACCTGTACGTGAACCCGGCACTCGAACGGCTCAACGGTGTCCCGGCCTCCGCTCACCTGGGCAGGTGCGTCGCCGATGTGCTGCCGGACATGGACGTGCGAACGGACGTCATGCGCCAGGTGCTGGCCGACGGGCGGCCCCGTGAGATCACCACCAGCGGGCAGACCTGGGCGGACTCCGTCATCGAGCGGCGGTACTGGCGCGTGGCCCTCCACCGTTTCGAGGAGGGCGGGCGGGTGCGCGGGCTGATCGGCATCGCCCAGGAGGTGACGGCCACCCAGAACGAACGGGACGAACTGAAGAGGGCCAGGAGCTATCTGACGCTCCTGGACAACGCCGCGGCCAGCATCGGCACGACGCTCGACGTGGAGACCACCTGCCAGGAACTCGCGGAGTTCGTGGTGCCCGTGATGGCCGACGCGGCCGTCGTCGAGATGATCCCCCAGGGCAACGGGCACAGCAGGCGTGAGCCGCCGCCCGGAGTGCTGCGGCTGCGGCGCGCCGGAGTGGCGGCGACCCCTGAACTGGCCGATGCGATCGACCGGTTCGGCGGCCCCGGTACGGACATCGACTACCAGGAGGACGCGGCTGTGCCCCGCTGCCTGGCCGCCGACGAGCCCGTGATCGAGGATCTCGCGGGCGACGGGCGGCCGGACCGCGCCGCGCCCACTCCCGAACGGGCCGCCGCCTACCGGGCCATCGGTCTGCACTCGGCGGTCGTCGTGCCGCTCACCGCGCGCGGGCGCCCGCTGGGGGCGCTCAGTCTGCTGCGGGCCGGGGACTCGCCGCCGTTCACCGAAGGGCTGGACGTCGTCGTGGCCCGGACGCTGGCCGGCCGTGCGGCCGTCGACGTCGACCACGCCTACCGCTACACCCACGAGCATCACGTCGCACGGGAGCTCCAGCGTTCCCTGCTCTCCGAGCCGCGGGTGCCGAACCCCGGCATCGAGGTCGCCTCCCTGTACCTTCCCGCGGGTGAGGGTGCGGTGGTCGGAGGGGACTGGTTCGACGCCATTCCGCTGAAGGGCGGCCGCCACATGAAGGTGATGGGCGACGTGATGGGCCACGGCGTGGATGCGGCCGTCGCCATGAGCAACTACCGCTCCATGCTGCGCCTCATGGCCGAGGACGACCTCCCGCCGCACCGCGTCCTGGCCCGTCTCGACAAGGCGGTCGAACAGTCCGGCCTCGACCGGGCGGCGACGTGCCTGATCGCGGTCGTCGACCGGCGGGAGGGGGTCTGCGAGGTGGCCAGCGCGGGACATCCACCGCCGGTGTTCATCGACCCGGGGGCCACCGGGGCGCGGGTGGCGCGCGTGCCCGTGGGGCCGCCACTCGGCACGGGCTTCGGCGGTTACAGGACGACGGTGGTGCCGTGCGGGCCCGGGACGGTGCTGTTCATGTACACCGACGGGCTGGTGGAACGCCGGGGCGAGGACATCGACGTGTCGATCGGGCGGCTCACGCGGCTCACCCTTCCGGCGAGCGGCCGGTTGGCGGACCTGTTGGAGGACGTCGTGGACCGGTTCGCGGAAACGGCCGAGGACGACATCGCGGTGCTCGTCTCGCGGAGCCGGGGCTACTGA
- a CDS encoding peroxiredoxin, translating to MASGPQNGLPAPDFTLPGGTLTDDTFERRDFTLSAARGRAVVLAFYPGDNTAVCTKQLCSYSSGLETFEGLDAEVWGISPQDVDSHESFARGHDLRMPLLADTGRETARAYGVTAPGIGVRRSVFLIGPDGVLRWKHVALLGATFQSLDTLAQQLSGIRTP from the coding sequence ATGGCGTCAGGACCTCAGAACGGCCTGCCCGCACCGGACTTCACCCTTCCCGGCGGCACGCTCACCGACGACACCTTCGAGCGGCGCGACTTCACGCTGTCCGCCGCGCGCGGCAGGGCCGTCGTCCTCGCCTTCTACCCGGGTGACAACACGGCCGTCTGCACCAAGCAGCTCTGCTCCTACTCCTCGGGCCTGGAGACCTTCGAGGGCCTGGACGCCGAGGTCTGGGGGATCAGTCCACAGGATGTGGACAGTCACGAGTCCTTCGCCCGCGGGCACGATCTGCGCATGCCCCTGCTGGCGGACACGGGGCGGGAGACCGCCCGGGCCTACGGCGTCACGGCGCCCGGCATCGGTGTACGCCGGTCCGTCTTCCTGATCGGGCCGGACGGCGTGCTGCGGTGGAAGCACGTCGCCCTGCTCGGTGCCACCTTCCAGTCGCTCGACACCCTCGCGCAGCAGCTCTCCGGCATCAGAACTCCGTGA
- a CDS encoding alpha/beta hydrolase codes for MPGRTPSAAVLILHGGYETGLAAPAPGALNLPGLRMLPVSRVVARAVRGDSGVRVHRVRYTHRGWNGSREDPLHDALRVLDALRREAGDIPVVLLGHSMGARAALHAAGHPLVRSVVGLAPWCPPGDPVTQLAGRDVVLLHSTRDRVTSPLASQSLTARARRAGARTCLVTIPGSDHAMIRRAPAWHHLAGLLVTGLLGLAPVPKRVETAFGLPRGAAAAEGTLSLDGLDAGDPGRRRCGAERGGRR; via the coding sequence GTGCCCGGAAGAACGCCGTCGGCAGCGGTGCTCATCCTCCACGGCGGCTACGAGACGGGTCTGGCGGCGCCGGCACCCGGCGCTCTGAACCTGCCCGGTCTGCGCATGCTGCCGGTCTCGCGCGTGGTGGCCCGCGCGGTACGCGGTGACTCCGGTGTGCGTGTCCATCGGGTCCGCTACACGCACCGGGGCTGGAACGGCTCCCGCGAGGACCCCCTGCACGATGCCTTACGGGTGCTGGACGCCCTGCGGCGCGAGGCGGGGGACATCCCCGTGGTCCTCCTCGGCCACTCCATGGGCGCCCGAGCCGCGCTCCACGCCGCGGGACACCCACTGGTCCGCTCGGTGGTGGGCCTCGCCCCGTGGTGTCCGCCCGGCGACCCGGTCACCCAGCTGGCGGGGCGGGACGTCGTCCTGCTGCACAGCACCCGGGACCGGGTGACGAGCCCCCTGGCGTCCCAGTCGCTCACGGCCAGGGCACGCCGCGCGGGCGCCCGTACCTGCCTCGTGACGATCCCGGGCAGCGACCACGCGATGATCCGCCGGGCCCCGGCCTGGCACCACCTGGCCGGCCTGCTGGTGACCGGGCTGCTGGGGCTGGCACCGGTGCCGAAGCGGGTCGAGACGGCGTTCGGACTGCCGCGGGGGGCCGCGGCCGCCGAGGGCACCCTGTCGCTGGACGGACTCGACGCAGGCGACCCCGGGCGGCGGAGATGCGGGGCAGAGCGGGGCGGCAGACGATGA